The sequence GGTCTAATAGTCTTGTGAATCTTCCTAGGGGAGGGAGTTCGAGGAGAGGTAAAACGATTGATCGGACAAGGGCTCGGTCTGACCGGTGGCTGTTCCGTAAAACGCCGTCGTTTCTATGGAGGAATCGTGATGATGGTTCAATTAGGCTAGGTAGTACCGGTAGCGTTCGAGCCAATGCTGTACCGAACCCAACCGGTGGTGATTCGGTACGTGGAGGAGACCGGTGGGCTTTTCTAAGAAATCCGTCGTTTCTGTGGAGGAACTCTTCGGTACATGTGCAAAGAGGAGGAGTCAATAAAGACGGCGAAGGACCTTCGGTTAAATCGGCTGGTCCAAGTGGCTCAGCTAGCGGTTCGGTGAGATTACCGGTTTAGTTgaatttgcttttcttttttttttctctcattttttgttcatgtttggGATTGTTGATAAACACGAAATacattttccttaatttttttcaaaaaattattggaTTGTTAAAAGTTTTTCTGTAACGTACATATAAAGCCAGATACGATAATGcgatttacttttaaaaattaatgtattaaaaaaaggcataaacaaatataaacggACAGTGATGAGGTGCGGTGGTGTGCAAGTGGGTAACTCGGgcttttcaatataaaaaagGGTCGTACGTATTCCTCGACAAAGAATATTATTAGCTTATCTATCCcctgatttaaaaaaatattatgctaatagaatatagttttgttttcctCGCTTCGAATAGAATATAGCTATCTCTCAGTTTCTTATCAAGTACAGAAGTGCACAGACGACAAATCAGTTCATcatgtgtttggttctttttaACCAGAGTTTACTTCATAGTTTATATCACACAAGATTACATGTCGTTTTGATTATAAAACACTCACTACGCTTTACAGAAAGAGATCCATATTTGTGGAacgttttgagaaaaaaaaaaatttagtccTTTCTAGAAGAAATAATACACTATTATAGATAATTTCATGcaaaatttggttatatatgaaaaattattgaCCGCCAACTATGTTTCCAGTCAGGTCACGGATCTCATCGGGTTTGAATAATCCATTAGTCAATTTCCATCCAGAAGgatttaattaatactactaTAGTTAATCTATAGTACTGTGTTTCACATGTGAAATCAATGCGAAACAGGTCCATCATATTTGGCTCCATTAAcctcatttaattttttaaaaaatacaccTTATAATGAATTAATGAACATGTACAACTACCAAATTACTGGGCTTTGGGCTTGTAAAGTTTAGGCCCAATGAAGCCTTCGTGCTTCAAGTGGGAGAGAAGGAAGTTCAGAACGAGAAAACGGAGTCCGGGGAAAGAAGAGAGCTTTTGGGAAATTCGATCACTCAATGGCgaacgaagacgacgacgacggtgAGAAATCCAGAAGCGTTCATCAACAGATTGCTAATAAACCCAAAACCCAGATCTTAATTGGTGTGCCATCGTACCAGGAAGTCTTGGAAAGCTCGCAGACGAAGTCCACGCCTCCTTCTTTTTTCAAACCTTCCCAGAGTTTCTCTCAAGCATTCGCTTTCGTCAAATCGTCCGACGTttactctcctcctcctccgccttccTCATCCGCCGCCTCTTCTTCACATCCGCCGGGCGCTTCTCAGGTGCCCAGTTCAAggtgttttatatatttatatatgtgtgtgtgaatTGCTTTGGAATTAGATATATCTGTTGATTTCGAGGCTTTCCAAATTTAAGATTAGTTTGATCAACTTCTCTGGAGTTTGAGATTGAAAAGTCGAAACCTTTACTGTTTATAAACCTTTTTGTGGCTCATTGTGATGATATGATAGCATTGTTTCTTGCAATACTGAAAACTTCCATGTGTTGCTTTTGTTTGTAGCCAAACGTTTCAAAGTGATGGagcctcatcttcttctactagTGGCTCTGTACCATCAAACACAACTCAAACTCGTAACGCAATTCTCGTCAGTAATAGACAGGTGAGGAGAGAGTTAAAACCTCCAATGATTTTCAGTTTTCCATCTTCTCCTATTGGAATTTATCTGAGTTGTACTTCTTTTGCAGAAAGGGAACCCGCTTCTTAAACATATCAGGAATGTCAAATGGGTTTTCTCAGATATCATTCCGGACTACGTGCTTGGTCAAAGCTCTTGCGCTTTGTATTTAAGGTGAAAACTCTGCAACTTTCATTTTGTATCAATGTCTATGATTCacaaatttttatcatattcTAAAGTCACACACACTCACACTAGAAATATCTGAATCCACTGCAGCTTGCGGTACCATCTGCTACATCCAGATTATCTCTATTTCCGCATTAGGGAACTACAGAAGAATTTCAAGCTCCGTGTTGTTCTTTGCCATGTCGACGTGGTAAGTCTGATGTTTTGATGCTAAATCTGAAGTGAAATTGCATCTGATGTTTTCATTAATGTCTTATGAATCACTTATGCACAGGAAGATACGGTGAAACCATTGCTTGAAGTCACAAAAACCGCTCTACTTCATGATTGCACTTTATTGTGCGCCTGGAGGTGTCTATCTATATATCTATCAATCAAGTTATTTTGCAGCTAATGTGAAAACACATTTTAATCACTCTGCTTCTCGTGAAATCTCTTGCAGCATGACAGAATGTGCACGTTATTTGGAAACGATAAAAGTCTATGAAAACAAACCCGCAGATCTCATTCAAGGCCAAATGGATACAGATTATCTTTCACGGGTATGGACACTCTTTAGGCTGCTCTATTGATTTATTTGTCATCTTTGTAACTTTTCATGGAGTATATTTGTTGTTTGCAGCTAAACCATTCTCTTACAAGCATCCGACATGTGAACAAGAGCGATGTAGTTACACTTGGTTCTACATTTGGGGTTGAGctaaaacaaacttttttttcccGGATATAGTGAATTCtgtgattttaatgattcagaCTAATATTAGAAAccttaaaaatatgttttgtgcAGTCTCTTACTCATATAATGGATGCATCAATGGAAGATTTAGCTCGTTGTCCTGGGATTGGCGAACGTAAGGTACATTTTCCTTTCTATTATccgaaaatccaaaataatcTTGTAATAAGAGGTCTGAAGGCACTGTAAAACCTCAGGTGAAGCGGTTGTATGATACATTCCATGAGCCTTTCAAGCGTGCAACTCCAAGCTACCCGACTGTTATTGAACCAACAATCCCGGAAGCTCCACTTCAGAAAGATGTGAACTCAGAGGAACCtgttgaagaagacgaagattttGTGGAAGACTCGAGAAAACGCAAGAAGAAAGAGCCCGAGAAAACTGTGAAGACCGCGCTGTCAGCTGTTTTTGCTCGATACTCGGATAGACTCAGCAAGAAGATGGATAAACAGAAGGAGAAAGATACAGGAATAGAGTCAGATGATTAACACAATTTAGTTCCTTGGGTAAGGCCATTGTGACCATATTTCTTAAAATTGTAACATAAGTTTAAAGTTTAGCTTTGATGGGTCTAATTTGTGTGATATCTGTCATAAAATTTGCTGATTATTGAAGCCTCTGTGTATTCAATATCAGACTATTGTTACtaatttgttagtttttttcttggtttgggCCATGTTCAATACTTTTTATGAACAAATGTAGGGTTTCTATGCTACATATGCGAGAATCAAAAAGAAGACGCgctatattttgttagtttggTTTCAGTTTAGGATTCAATTTTACTAATTAGGTTTGATGATTAATATATTAGTTTGTGAACAAGAATTAGGTATGATGATTAATATATTAGTCTGTGAACAGGAATTAGGTTTATCTAGTTTGGTCTGCTTTGTATAGAGTGCGTGTTAAATGCAATTCGGCCGTTTAGCAGCTTTTTGCAATTAgattaatttttaaagatttgtggGTTCGTTGACATGTTTCAAACGCGTTTGTCAATGTGTCTTGTCCAACATCGACACAAACACTTGAACTTTGTGCACCACTCTTTGCATTATTATCAACAAAtataagtattttattttttctttttctatacattgaaaagaaaaagctttCGGTGTAAATGGTTTTAAATTGCAatcgacaaaaaaaagtaagtaaagTTGCAAAAGACTGGTAAAAGAAAAGTGCAGAGAATATTTCAAGTGTAAGTAAGTGAATCAATCGGTGGATGACTGATGAGAGACATGATGGGTAAACAAGTAAAATCAACATAAAGTAAAAGGTTAATTCTTTCGTACATATGTTCTGATCAGCCAAAAAGATTGCCGGTCCATTCTGTTTAAATCTTTCAATTGGTGTCCTATATAAGAGGAGTTTACTTACAAGTGGAAAGAAATAAAGTTAGAGCAATTATTTCCTTTgctattatatatgattatgagaTTATCTACATTACTCTTTTGTAACACAACAACTCTTAATGTGTATGTAAATGTATGTATCTGAGTTTAATGAGAGTAAATAAAGTTACTGAGGATGTTGGACCATGAGGGGGACAAAAGTGAAAGTCTATGATgggaggaaaagagagagatcaactaataataacattacgaagaaaaaaaaagaaaaaaacaggaAACTCTGCTACCTATATGAACACACAGTAGTATATACATGAATGTAAACAATGTATGTGCAGTTTTCGGAATCTGACTTCCCTCTTTTTCGGACGAAAGCAGATGTTTCATTCTGCTTCATGTCTTATTAGCCAAACCCAATAAAGTAAGTATTTTCTTGCCTGCGTTACTTCcccttctctttttcttttcttgatccTTGGGATTTGCTCTCTTTTACACCCTTTTTCGGTTTTTGCCCcaatattcttcttttcttactGTTTTTACCCTCTAAAACCCTTCGACCCCCTATAGATTCTATAACCCGTAGACCAAAACGACGGTAGGGTACACGAAAACAAATTCGCAGTTTGGTTAAAGCTTGATGAAACACGAGACTTTGATTCCTGTGTAATACACAGTTTGTTTCAGAACGCCCATAGCTTTTGAGAACAATTAAATTGAGTCGATATAACTATTTTACATcatgtaacaaaaaaacaaaaataaaaacgttttCCATCATCACCTAACTTTCATGCTCGCTGTTACTCGTTAGTCGTCGTTACCAAccaattttatggttttaacttttttaggTTGGAATAGTACTATATAGAAATACAATAATTGcaagatattttaattattctccGCTTATATAGTTTTGTATGAAACATCCCAATAGTGGGTAAGTTAATGTGAATTTTGTCAGATTATGAAGTCTGTTTTCTGGTTAGGAGAGATCATCTCTCATTGTGATAGGAGGAAGTAGTTGTTGATCGATGCTTTGGCCGTGGGCTATATTGGTACAACTCATTCGCAGAAACTTCAGAAGATGTTCGATTTGTTTGTTTAGATATAGTGTTTGTCTTCGTTATTATTGGTATTTTGCCTCTATTCTTAGTTGTTGGGTTCGGTCTATTTCCTTTTTGGCCTTCAAATTCTCTATTTAGTAGTTTAAGTTGTTTCCGATGATTTATCCATTGTTCGTCGGCTTTAGACTCTTTCTTTTGGGCTTTAGATTCCGGGGATATCTTTGTTTTCCGCCGACTTAAGATTTATTTCACGATGTATCCTTTAAGTTTAATAAATAACAtgagatgacaaaaaaaaaaaaagataaaaaaccaaaacgaaaaataaaataaaacaacaaagaacCACTAAAATCACCATcttatcatcaacaagaatgaGTCATTTggaaaagagatatttttagtGATTTGTCACTTATGTGGTATGTAAGGGTAGGTGTCCTTGCAAGTGAGGGTATATATGTCTATTACACACATATGTACACTCATATAGATTCAAAAGTTGATGCATTTGTACCTAATTCCAAACAATACAAAGCTctctttaataattatatatatagagacattGATAGATACCATGTAcatgttatatttattatgtactCAAAAGTTTGTGACCCAATTTTGGATATGCAGTCCAAAGCTTCCAGCTGTGGACATCCTTACAATGTTACCATCTTCTCTTATTGAGTCTCCCtctcactttcttttctttttaccatggtttttaatcatttattttcctGTTGACAGATTCTTTCAGTTGTTTATGACTTCATCCTACGAGGTGTGAGCATGACTTTAAGCAACAATAGTTTTTGCAAACCACTCACGGATTAAACACCATGTTGAAGCCCAAAGCGCACATGATGCAACACGTACGAATCGAGTTTCTTTGCAATAGAAATCGTCTATATATGAACACATTGACTTTAGATGAATCTATGCCATGTCAATTACCATTTTATCTTGTTAATTTAACCATATTATTTTTCCATAAGTTATATTTGTAATCCAGagttatatttgtaaaaataatgcAATAATAAATAGATAGACATCAAAACCTAGTGAAATTCATCCAATTTTATGTATGTGTTAGAAACGTGTGGAGTTACAACACCTTCGATATTAAGCCCCATGATATGATATGAATCATAAAGCTTTGTTTAACTTTTT comes from Camelina sativa cultivar DH55 chromosome 19, Cs, whole genome shotgun sequence and encodes:
- the LOC104764171 gene encoding DNA excision repair protein ERCC-1 isoform X2, yielding MANEDDDDGEKSRSVHQQIANKPKTQILIGVPSYQEVLESSQTKSTPPSFFKPSQSFSQAFAFVKSSDVYSPPPPPSSSAASSSHPPGASQVPSSSQTFQSDGASSSSTSGSVPSNTTQTRNAILVSNRQKGNPLLKHIRNVKWVFSDIIPDYVLGQSSCALYLSLRYHLLHPDYLYFRIRELQKNFKLRVVLCHVDVEDTVKPLLEVTKTALLHDCTLLCAWSMTECARYLETIKVYENKPADLIQGQMDTDYLSRLNHSLTSIRHVNKSDVVTLGSTFGSLTHIMDASMEDLARCPGIGEREAVV
- the LOC104764171 gene encoding DNA excision repair protein ERCC-1 isoform X1, which codes for MANEDDDDGEKSRSVHQQIANKPKTQILIGVPSYQEVLESSQTKSTPPSFFKPSQSFSQAFAFVKSSDVYSPPPPPSSSAASSSHPPGASQVPSSSQTFQSDGASSSSTSGSVPSNTTQTRNAILVSNRQKGNPLLKHIRNVKWVFSDIIPDYVLGQSSCALYLSLRYHLLHPDYLYFRIRELQKNFKLRVVLCHVDVEDTVKPLLEVTKTALLHDCTLLCAWSMTECARYLETIKVYENKPADLIQGQMDTDYLSRLNHSLTSIRHVNKSDVVTLGSTFGSLTHIMDASMEDLARCPGIGERKVKRLYDTFHEPFKRATPSYPTVIEPTIPEAPLQKDVNSEEPVEEDEDFVEDSRKRKKKEPEKTVKTALSAVFARYSDRLSKKMDKQKEKDTGIESDD